CGCGGTCGCGGCCCCGGCGTCGAGGGCGGTGCCGTAGCTCGGCGCGGACGCGGTGAAGCCGTCGGCGGCGGGAGCGACCACCGCGTCCCACATCGCGTCGACGGTGCCGGCGTAGGTGAAGCGGATGCGCCAGGGGTCGAGCCGGAGCGTCGTGCCGTTCGTGACGCTGACGGAGGACTGGGTGCCGGTCGACCACGACGCGTTGTTCAACCAGCCGACCGAGACCGTGCCGTCGCGGCCGGTCGTCGGGGCGGAGGGGGCGGACGGGGTCGGGGTCGGCGTCGGCTTCGCTGTGGGGCTCGGCGTCGGCGTGGGCGTCGGCTTCGCGGTGGGGCTGGGCCTGGGCGTCGTCGTCGACGGGGTGCCCGGGGTCGCGCGCCCGCCGTTCAGGGAACACGGCAGCGAGGACCCGACGACCGTGCACGAGGTCGGGACCATCCGGGCTCCCGCGACCTTCCGCGAGTCGATCCGGAAGGACGTGGTCGCACCGGCCCGCACGTCGGTCCGGCCGGTCACACCCGCGACGGTGAAGGACCCCGTCGTGCTCGAGACCTTGCGGACGTCCCGGTACACGCGCGGTCGGGAGGCGTAGGCGAACGTGATCCGCCAGCCCCGCCACGTCGTCGCCGAGCCGTTCTTCACGCTGATCGACGACCGGAACCCGGTCTTCCAGGAGTTCGTGTTCTTCCAGGTCACGCTGACCCGCGGAGCGGGAGCGGCCTCGGCCGGCGCCGACGTGGTGCCCGTCGCGACGAGCGCGAGCACGACGGCGACCGGGAGGAAGCGGCGGGACAGCGATGATCGCGACAAGACGGTGCTCCTCGGTTCGGGGACCACTCCGACGCCCTGTCGTACCGGACGTCACGAGCTCTGCTCTCCCCTATCGACCACCGACGCCCGCCCGTCGGTGTGGTTCGGACCGTCGGTCCGGTCGGTCCCGTCGGTCCGGTCAGGGGGTCGCCGACGCGGACCCGTGCAGGAGCGGGAACCAGTGCCGGTCCCGCAGCAGGCTCGTCGCCGCGTCGACGCCGACCCAGTCACCCCGGACCACCGGCGCTCCGCCCACCGACCACACGCCGAAGTTGGCGAGCGGTGCCGGCCAGGGGTAGTCGCTGGCTCCCACGTCCACGACGTTGCGGACCGCGCCGACGTAGTGCGCCTCCCGGGGTGCCCCCGTCACGACGGCGACCAGCTCGGCCAGCGTCGACGCGCCGCCGGGATCGCCGACCGCGACCGCTCGGGTCGGGAGGTCGAGCTTGCCCGCTCCGTCGCGCGGGACGCAGAAGACCCGGTCGTCGCGGCGGAGCAGGAGCCGCACCAGGCACATCGGAGCGGGCGCTCGGCCGCCGCGGACCACCAGCGCCCGCCCGCCGGGCGGCAACCAGGGTGCGTCGACCCGCTCGGCGACCACCGCCTCCTGTGCGTCCCTGGTGTGGTCGAGCCCGTCCGCATCGGGCTGCCTGGCGGAGCGCGGAGAGGACGCAGGTGCCGGAGTCTGCTGCATGGTTCCTCCTCGTCGGGCACGGTACTGCGTCAGGACCGGGACGTGGGCGAGGAACGCGGTCCCGGGCAGCTGTGCGCCGCAACGGTGTCGGCCTCGCGCGCGACACCTCGAGCCACTGCAACTTCACCGACACGACGAGTTCGACGGTCTACGTCGTGATGGCGGCGTCGATCGGCGTGGTGTGGACAGCCACCCCGGTGGTGGCGGTGTTCCTCTTCCGGGCACCGCTCGGCGACCGGGCGAGGCGCGCCGCCGTTCGGGCGGGGGTCGTGCTCGCCCTCGTCGGGATGTCGACGGGCTTCCTCATGGTCGGGCCGACGGGGGCGCAGCTTGCCGACTACCGGGGCATCGTCGGCGCCCACACGGTCGGGGCGCCGGACGGCGGCCCTGGCCTGCCCGGCCCCGGGTGGAGCACCGTGGCCGGTGACCTGCGCGTGCCGCACTTCCTCGGGATGCACGCACTGCAGCTCCTCCCGCTGCTCGCCCTCACGACGGAACTCCTGGCCCGGCGGGTGGCCGCACTCCGTTCCGATCACGTCCGCGCGCGCATGGTCCTGGACGGTGCGGCAGCGTGCGGCGGTGTCGGCGGGATCACCCTCTGGCAGGCGCTCCGGGGCCAGTCCGTCGTGCAGCCCGACGGTGCCACCCTCGTCGCCGGCGTCCTGCTCGTCGCGGCCACCGCCACTGCGACGGTCGCGGTGGTCCGTGCCGGTGCCACCACTGCCTCCACCGACCCACTCCCCACAGCAGTCCGTGACCCGCCGTGGTGTCGGCCGCCGCGGTCACTGCTCGATGTGGTCGGGCTGCTCGCGGCTCGGTCGTGGATGTACTCGTACGTCGGGTCGGGTCGTTCTCGGTCGCCGACCCAGAAGCCGAGGGTCTTCCCGCTGCGGACGCCGCTCATCACCCGTCTGTCGTCGGTCTCGAAGACGACCACGAGGGTGTTCCCCTCCTCGAGATCCCACGAGCCGGAGAAGTCCACCGGCAGGCTGCCGGTGCTGCACCCGGCTGGGATGACCATGACGGGAACCCGCGCGCAAGCGAGGCCCTGCGGGACGCCCTCAGCGGTGAAGGTGTGGTCATCCCGCATCACGATGGTGCTGCCGCCATCCGGTGAGAGCGTCCACGCTCCGACTGGATCCGCCATCGGTTCGAAGAACGACGACGAGCAGCCCGTCGCCGTCAGCAGTGTCGCCGCGGCGAGCACCACGGCCGCTGGCCACACCTTCCGCACCGCTTCCCTCTCGCTTGCCTCTTGACCGTCCGGTAGCCGCTGTCCGCCGCCCGCTGGAGATCCTGCGCGCTACGCCTTGTCCCCTCGGGCGACGATGAACGAGTCGAACAGGGCTCTTCCGGAGCGGTCGCTGGTCGAAGCGTCGATGGCGATGCCGTCTCGGCCCTTCGGCACGTCGATGGGGACACGGGTGGTCGCGCCGCAGTGGATGTCCGCTGCACCGAGGCCCTCCTCAGCGTCGAGTGATGCGCCGCTCCCGTCTGGTGAGGTGGTGAACGCGCGGACGGAGAGGTGGACGGTCTTCGTGGACCGGCACACCGCGAGGACGTCGTACGGGCCTTCGAGGTCCTGCTCCAACGCGATGCTGGCAGTTGCCTTCCCGGGGGTGTCGTCACCCAAGGTGAGCCGGCCCCCTCCTCCGCCGAAGTCGCCGGCGAGATCCGCCGACATCTGCGACATCCACTGCTGTCCGTGGTCCTCTGGCACGGCGTCCTCGTGGCTGCTGCAACCGGTGAGGGCAACCGTGCCTGCGACGACGGCGACGAGCGCGGCAACTGAACGGCGGCGGGAGTGATGCACGGAACGATCATGCCGTGCGCGGCGACCACCGCGCGACCCCACAGAGGACGTGGCCGCATAGACGCGAAAAACCCCCGGGATCCCCGGGGGTTTTCGTTCGGTGGGCGATACTGGGATCGAACCAGTGACCTCTTCCGTGTCAGGGAAGCGCGCTACCGCTGCGCCAATCGCCCAGATGCATCCGCCGGAGCGGACTGGAGGTGGGGACGGGATTCGAACCCGCGTGGACGGCTTTGCAGGCCGCTGCCTCGCCTCTCGGCCACCCCACCATCAAGGTCCACGTCTGGCGTAGTACCCGATCGGTGGGATACCTCTTCTGGAGAGTTGCTGCCTTCCGGAGAAGACAGGCACCTCGAGCGGATGACGAGATTCGAACTCGCGACCCTCACCTTGGCAAGGTGATGCGCTACCACTGCGCCACATCCGCATGATCTGACCGGAGTCACATCGTTTTCGTCCGACCCGCTCTCGCGGCGACTCGTAAACTGTACCCAGTCCCCACTGTTTCTCCAAAACCGTCTTCGTTCACCGGGCGTGTCCCCCGTGTTCATGCGGATCGGCGGGGGTCGGGACCGGCCGTCCGTGCCCGCCTCCGGCCCGTCTCGAGCGCGCCCCCGGTCTCCGGGGGCCCCTGCGACGCGCGCGACCGGCGCTCGGGTTCGGACCATCGCCTGACATCCGCTACTATCGATCCGCACGCAAGTGCAGGGGGCGATTGGCGCAGTTGGTAGCGCGCTTCGTTCACACCGAAGAGGTCATCAGTTCGAGTCTGGTATCGCCCACCCCATCAACGAGAGCCCGGCGCAGCACGCGTCGGGCTCTTCGTGTCCCGGGCCCCGCCCCATCACCACCCTCCGTACGACCGTAGCAAGGGCAGCATGACCGACGTCGACCTCGAGTTCGCCAGGGTCCGCCAGGTGCTCGACCGTCCGACGCTCCGTCTCATGTCCCGGCCGACGAGCGCGGCGGTCGTCTCGGTGTTCCGCACGGTGTTCGACCGCGACGTGCAGTACGTGCCCGCGGACCGGATGCACCTGCAGGTCGAGGAGCACGTCGCACGGCTGCAGGCGACCGGTGCCCGCGTCCCGGCGAGCGACTCCCCCGCCGTCGAGCCGTCGTCCGGGGAAGCCGCCCGTCCGAACGGTCGCTCGCTGTGCCGCGAGTGGGTGGCCGCACAGTGGCTCGTCCGCTCGAACTCCCCCGACGGCGACGAGCAGTACAGCCTGACGAGCCACGCGTTGGAGGCGCTGAGCCTCATCGACGCGCTCTCCTCCGAGCGCGCCCTGATCAGTGAGAGCCGGCTCGCGATGATCGTCGACGCGGTCCACCGGTGGGCCGCCCGCGCCGAACCCGACCGCGACACCCAGGTCCGTCGCCTCGACGCCCAGATCGCCGAACTGCAGGCCGAACGCGAGCGTCTGGCCAGCGGCGACGAGGTCGTCACGGTCGACGCCGACCGGATGCGCGACGGTTACGCGAACATCACCGACCTCATCCGCCAGCTGCCGAGCGACTTCAAGCGCGTGGAGGAGGCCGTCGCCACGATGCACCGCGAGATCGTCGAGGACTTCCGCGACGAGGTCCGTCCGATCGGCGAGATCCTCGACGACTACCTGGCACGCACCGACAACCTCATGGAGTCCACGCCCGAGGGCCGCGCGTTCCAGGGTGCGTTCGAGCTCCTGCGCGACGACGCCCTGCTGCTCCGGCTGCGTGACGACATCACGACGATCCTCGAGCACCCGTTCGCGGACTCCCTCAGCCCGACCGAACGCCGGACCTTCCGCGGAACGGTCGGCATCCTGCGCCAGGGCATCGAGGACGTCCTCGCCCAGCGGCGGATGCTCACCGCCACCCTCCGCGACCAGATCGTCGCCCACGACGTCGTCCGCGACCGCGAGCTCGACGCCGTGCTCCGCTCGGTCAACCGGGGGCTCGCGGCGTGGATGGACACCGGTTCCGCGCGGGACCGGGTGCCG
The sequence above is drawn from the Curtobacterium sp. L6-1 genome and encodes:
- a CDS encoding DUF3375 family protein, whose translation is MTDVDLEFARVRQVLDRPTLRLMSRPTSAAVVSVFRTVFDRDVQYVPADRMHLQVEEHVARLQATGARVPASDSPAVEPSSGEAARPNGRSLCREWVAAQWLVRSNSPDGDEQYSLTSHALEALSLIDALSSERALISESRLAMIVDAVHRWAARAEPDRDTQVRRLDAQIAELQAERERLASGDEVVTVDADRMRDGYANITDLIRQLPSDFKRVEEAVATMHREIVEDFRDEVRPIGEILDDYLARTDNLMESTPEGRAFQGAFELLRDDALLLRLRDDITTILEHPFADSLSPTERRTFRGTVGILRQGIEDVLAQRRMLTATLRDQIVAHDVVRDRELDAVLRSVNRGLAAWMDTGSARDRVPLGLLPPSATIGTLREKFYDPDAESVPPPIEEPDDDVFEEIDVDSLRRHGGPLLAELRSVLHGSAAGSSVDAFHELPAEQRRPVELFGLAHLLTGHEDFELATTEAPHHTVRPDGEPVTFHMPTAALPDSVDARTPNDDDPGQEAR
- a CDS encoding NUDIX hydrolase codes for the protein MQQTPAPASSPRSARQPDADGLDHTRDAQEAVVAERVDAPWLPPGGRALVVRGGRAPAPMCLVRLLLRRDDRVFCVPRDGAGKLDLPTRAVAVGDPGGASTLAELVAVVTGAPREAHYVGAVRNVVDVGASDYPWPAPLANFGVWSVGGAPVVRGDWVGVDAATSLLRDRHWFPLLHGSASATP